The Haloarchaeobius sp. HME9146 DNA segment TGCTGTCGGCACCGCCTTTCATGAACTGGAGCATGTGGACGCGAAAGCCACGGCCTGCGGCCCGGAGGCCCATCCCCATCGCGGCTGTCGTCTTTCCCTTGCCGTCGCCCCAGAACACCTGGATGAGCCCGAACTCGGTCGGTGCTGCTGGAACGATAGTGTCACCAGTCTCGGTGTCATCGGTGGGTTTCGTGTCGGTCATCTGTCCGGCTATAGGACCCCACCCCTATTCAATGGGCTTTATCAGCGCGGGCGGCAAGTTATATAGATGGGTGTGGTAGTGACTCCCATGCTCGTTCGGAGTGCAGTCGCACCCGGGGGATGGGAGAGCGACCATACGGAGACGGCGAACAGCATGGGAGTAAGATACACCTACGAGGTGGCGGAGGACGCGAAGGTGCAGGTCGAGGTGCTCCGCTGGGAGCACGACGGCACCGAGCGTCACGAGGTCCTCGTGATGACGGTCGAGCAGAACGGCCGGACCCACAAGAACGTGTTCGAGCCGCTCGCCTACGAGGACGGTGAGGAGGCGGCGAAGGCAGCCGAAGCCCTGATGCACGAGATAACCGATGAGGTCGCGGACTACGAGGAGTCCGACGCGTACCTCGGCGAGAAGCCCGACCTCGTCCAACGGATGTCCCAGCTGGTGGCAGACGCGAAACAGTCGAAGCGTCGGCTTCGACCGGCCTGACGGGAGAGCAGCCAGGACGCAGACTGGTCGGATGGTGGCAACGCTGTCTCCGTAACGGCGGCGATACGTGTCTTTTCACCGGGTTTTTGTGGGGCTGCTGGCTGAGTCAACAGTATGTCGTCCGCCCACCTGTTGGCCGCCATCGCCACTTCGAGCGGTAAGTCACCGACCTCCCCGACAGTTCCAGCGCCGGGGGTGGGGAGTGCGTAACGAGCGAAACGGCTTCCTGTTCGCCATCCTCGGGCTGCTCTGGGGGAGTTCGTTCGTCGCCATCGAAGTCGGCCTGCCGTACTTTCCGGCGCTCCACTTCGCGGGGCTGCGCTACGCGGTCGCCGGGCTCATCGTTCTCGGGTACGCCGTCTGGACGACCGACCACTGGTTCCCGCGCTCGCGTGACGACCTCGGTGTCGTCCTGACCGCAGGTGCCCTGATGATCGGTGGGCATCACGCGTTCCTCTACCTCGGCCAGGAGTACGTGCCGGGGGCAGTCGCGGCCGTCGTCATCAGCCTCGGACCCGTCCTGACCGCCCTGTTCGCGACGCTCTTGCTCGGCGACCGGCTCACCGCCCTGTCGGCGCTCGGGTTCGCCTTCGGGCTGGCAGGTGTCGCCCTCGTCGCCCAGCCGAACCCCGACCAGCTCCTGTCTGCGAACGTCGTCGGCGTCGGCATCGTCTTCGTCGCGTCGGCGTGTTTCGCCCTCGGCGCGGTGCTCACCCGCCCGTTCGACGCCCAGCTCCCGCCCCGAAGCCTGCAGGCGTGGGCGATGCTGTTCGGGTCGGGACTCTTGCTCCTGGCCGGTTCGCTCACCGGAGAGTCCCTGGCGGCCATCGAGTGGACGCCGACCGCGGTCTGGAGCCTGGTGTACCTCTCGGTCGTCACTGGCGCGGTCGCCTTCCTCATCTACTTCGAGCTACTGGACCGCCTCGGGCCCACGCAGATAAACCTCATCGGGTACGTCGAGCCCGTCTCGGCGACCACCATCAGCTGGGTGTTCCTCGGCCAGCTAATCGACGGTGTGACCGCTGTCGGCTTTCTCGCCATCTTCGGCGGTTTCGCGCTCATCAAGCGCCACGCGCTCGCCAGAATGCTCGCAGATCGGGTCACTCTCGGTCCCTGAGCGCAGAGAGTGGTTCCCGCGTCGAGTCAGACGGTGGTCACGTCGCCAAGGTCGAGTTCGTCACCGACCGCGACCGTCTCTCCCCACTCTGACTCCGGAATCGAGGTGTTGACCATCAGCCGGAAGAAGTGGTCGAACCACTCGCGGTTCGCCCAGTCGGGCAGGGTCTCCTCGCGCTTCGTGACGAA contains these protein-coding regions:
- a CDS encoding EamA family transporter; this translates as MRNERNGFLFAILGLLWGSSFVAIEVGLPYFPALHFAGLRYAVAGLIVLGYAVWTTDHWFPRSRDDLGVVLTAGALMIGGHHAFLYLGQEYVPGAVAAVVISLGPVLTALFATLLLGDRLTALSALGFAFGLAGVALVAQPNPDQLLSANVVGVGIVFVASACFALGAVLTRPFDAQLPPRSLQAWAMLFGSGLLLLAGSLTGESLAAIEWTPTAVWSLVYLSVVTGAVAFLIYFELLDRLGPTQINLIGYVEPVSATTISWVFLGQLIDGVTAVGFLAIFGGFALIKRHALARMLADRVTLGP